From Polaribacter butkevichii, a single genomic window includes:
- the rodA gene encoding rod shape-determining protein RodA: MRQERNNIFAEIDWILVFLFTILVGFGWMNIYAASKTEENHQILDFSTKYGKQILWITLSVPLIVIILFFNSKFYEKYSSILYIISLIILILLFPLGKEINGAKSWFSFGGMSLQPSEFVKAFTALAVAKLLSDRQYNLGLIKNQIKAFIIIFTPALLITLQPDAGSALIYLAFFFVLNREGLTLNYIIFGSLFILLFILTILYGYLSVLLFLFILITMAVIYAVYKGGKRFLRFNWHKVLAIYVITTLFTFGTDFAYNNIFKQHHRDRFEVLLGLKTDKTNIGYNSYQSELTISSGGWAGKGFLRGDITKGDFVPEQHTDYIFSTVGEEWGFLGSSLVIILFMLMMYRIIYLSETHNNKFGRIYGYSVASILFFHVIVNIGMVIGLLPTVGIPLPFFSYGGSSLWGFTILLFIFIRLDAHKNYDW; encoded by the coding sequence TTGCGACAGGAACGGAATAACATTTTTGCAGAAATCGATTGGATTTTAGTTTTTTTATTCACCATACTTGTTGGTTTTGGATGGATGAATATATATGCTGCGTCAAAAACAGAAGAAAATCATCAGATATTAGATTTTTCAACAAAATACGGAAAACAAATTCTTTGGATAACCTTAAGCGTACCACTAATTGTTATCATCCTTTTTTTTAATTCAAAATTTTACGAAAAATACTCTAGTATACTCTACATCATCTCATTAATAATATTAATTCTTCTATTTCCACTAGGAAAAGAAATAAATGGTGCAAAATCTTGGTTTAGCTTTGGAGGCATGAGTTTACAGCCCTCTGAGTTTGTAAAAGCCTTTACTGCCCTTGCCGTTGCCAAACTATTAAGTGATAGACAATACAATTTAGGATTAATTAAAAACCAAATAAAGGCTTTTATAATTATTTTTACACCTGCACTTTTAATTACTTTACAACCAGATGCAGGTTCTGCTTTAATTTATCTAGCCTTCTTTTTTGTTTTAAACAGAGAAGGATTAACACTTAACTACATCATTTTTGGATCGTTATTTATACTCCTTTTTATTTTAACCATTTTATATGGATATCTTTCTGTTTTATTGTTCTTGTTTATTTTAATTACAATGGCAGTTATTTATGCTGTTTATAAAGGTGGTAAAAGATTTCTCCGTTTTAATTGGCACAAAGTTTTAGCCATATATGTAATTACAACTCTTTTTACATTTGGAACTGACTTTGCGTACAATAATATCTTTAAACAACACCATAGAGATCGTTTTGAAGTATTATTAGGCTTAAAAACAGACAAAACCAATATCGGTTATAATTCTTATCAATCTGAATTAACAATTAGTTCTGGAGGATGGGCAGGTAAAGGTTTTTTAAGAGGAGATATTACAAAAGGAGATTTTGTGCCCGAACAACACACCGATTATATTTTTAGTACTGTTGGTGAAGAATGGGGTTTTTTAGGCAGCAGTCTTGTTATTATTTTATTTATGTTGATGATGTATAGAATAATTTACCTATCAGAAACTCATAATAATAAATTTGGACGAATATACGGCTACAGTGTTGCCTCCATTCTCTTTTTTCATGTTATAGTAAATATAGGGATGGTTATAGGCTTATTACCAACAGTTGGTATTCCGCTACCATTTTTCAGCTACGGAGGGTCTTCTCTGTGGGGGTTTACAATCTTACTATTTATCTTTATTAGATTAGATGCACATAAAAACTACGATTGGTAA